Genomic DNA from Fibrobacter sp.:
AAATATATTGAATACTACAACAATGACCGGATAAAACTGCGCCTAAACGGAATGAGTCCTGTACAATACCGGACTCATAACGCTGTTTTATCCTAACTTTAAACTGTCCAACTTTTTGGGGTCAGTTCAGGCGAGGGGGTGATGGAAGACCCGGTAGACCCTATCACTACGCTCCAGGGTGACAGCACACCGGGGCTGCAATCAGGGGGATTCTTCCCCCTTTACAGACCGCTCGGCTCTATAGCCCTAAAAAGAACCTACGTATTCGCCCCGCTACCCCCGCAAGGGGGGCCATGCTCACATAAGCGCTAAAGCGCTAAGTGATCAAAGGTCGCCATCACGACTCGTCAATACGAGTCACGCTTGGCTCACGAAATGTCATTCCGGCCTCCGAGCCGGAATCTGCTTTTATTTTTTTTCTATCTTGGCGCTCCTTTGGAGCGCATTTTGCTCGGCTCGGCCATGCCAAAGCGAAAAATCGCTTTGTCACGGCGCTCGCCTTTTGCTAAATTTGAGCCCACTATGAGTGAAGCTATTAACAATGTGAAGCAGGCGTTTGACGCAGAACTTGCGCAGACCGACCTTACGAACCAAGAAGCCGTCAACAATCTCCGCGTGAAGTACCTGGGCAAGAAGGGGGCCGTCACCGACCTCATGAAGCAGATGGGCACGCTCAGCGCCGAGGAACGTCCGGCTTACGGCAAGCTCGTGAACGAACTTAAGGTCGCCGTCTCCGAGGCCATCGACAAGGCTATCGAGACCGCGAACCAGGCCGCGCTCCAGAAGAAGCTGGAAAGCGGTTTTGTG
This window encodes:
- a CDS encoding IS3 family transposase, producing the protein KYIEYYNNDRIKLRLNGMSPVQYRTHNAVLS